A DNA window from Sphingomonas profundi contains the following coding sequences:
- a CDS encoding DUF1674 domain-containing protein yields MSSSNAGGRRPDHVRPPAHLSANPPVPQPQAVPPAPEHGGRDGLDPTRYGDWELKGIAVDF; encoded by the coding sequence ATGAGCAGCAGCAACGCGGGCGGCAGGCGCCCGGACCATGTCAGGCCGCCGGCCCATCTCTCGGCGAACCCGCCGGTGCCGCAGCCGCAGGCCGTGCCGCCGGCGCCCGAACATGGCGGCCGCGACGGCCTGGATCCCACCCGCTACGGCGACTGGGAGCTGAAAGGCATCGCCGTCGACTTCTAG
- a CDS encoding NAD(P)H-dependent glycerol-3-phosphate dehydrogenase produces MRIGVIGGGAWGTALAQVAAAGGDPVILWAREPEVVAAINDARENSLFLAGVPLSPAIRATGAIADLAACEALLAVTPAQHLRAVLATLPPGDAALVLCAKGIEAGTGRLMSEIAAEARPGASIAVLSGPTFAHEVAAGLPTAVTLACADAEVGAGLAARLARPGFRPYVSADVIGAEIGGAVKNVLAIACGVVEGRGLGQNARAALISRGFAEMTRFGLARGADAATLAGLSGLGDLVLTCSSASSRNFSLGLGLGQGRRAEDLLADRRTVAEGAFTAPVLRDAAAAAGVDMPIVGAVCALLEGTALVDRVVEALLARPLRAEG; encoded by the coding sequence ATGAGGATCGGCGTGATCGGCGGGGGCGCGTGGGGCACCGCGCTGGCCCAGGTGGCGGCGGCCGGCGGCGATCCCGTCATCCTCTGGGCGCGCGAGCCGGAGGTGGTGGCGGCGATCAACGATGCCCGCGAGAACAGCCTGTTCCTCGCCGGCGTGCCGCTCTCCCCGGCGATCCGCGCGACCGGCGCCATCGCCGATCTGGCCGCGTGCGAGGCGCTGCTGGCGGTGACGCCGGCGCAGCATCTGCGCGCCGTGCTCGCCACCCTGCCGCCGGGCGACGCGGCGTTGGTGCTGTGCGCCAAGGGGATCGAGGCAGGCACCGGCCGGCTGATGTCAGAGATCGCGGCCGAGGCACGGCCCGGGGCGTCGATCGCCGTCCTCTCCGGACCCACCTTCGCGCACGAGGTGGCGGCCGGCCTGCCGACCGCCGTGACCTTGGCCTGCGCGGATGCGGAGGTGGGCGCGGGGCTGGCGGCGCGGCTCGCGCGGCCGGGCTTCCGCCCCTATGTCTCGGCCGACGTGATCGGCGCGGAGATCGGCGGCGCGGTGAAGAATGTGCTGGCGATCGCCTGCGGCGTCGTCGAGGGGCGGGGCCTCGGCCAGAATGCGCGCGCCGCCCTCATCAGCCGGGGCTTCGCCGAGATGACGCGCTTCGGCCTGGCGCGGGGGGCGGACGCCGCGACCCTGGCCGGCCTGTCGGGGCTCGGCGATCTGGTCCTCACCTGCTCGTCCGCCAGCTCGCGCAACTTCTCGCTGGGGCTGGGGCTGGGGCAGGGCCGCCGCGCGGAGGATCTGCTGGCGGACCGGCGGACGGTGGCCGAGGGCGCCTTCACCGCGCCGGTGCTGCGCGATGCCGCCGCCGCCGCCGGCGTCGACATGCCGATCGTCGGCGCGGTGTGCGCGCTGCTGGAGGGCACGGCGCTGGTCGATCGCGTGGTGGAGGCGCTGCTCGCGCGGCCGCTGCGCGCGGAGGGCTGA